A DNA window from Fodinibius sp. Rm-B-1B1-1 contains the following coding sequences:
- a CDS encoding FAD-dependent oxidoreductase: MSQSSFWEQDSFFKSYDLVIVGAGIVGLSSAFFYKQEHPDARVAVLERGFLPQGASTRNAGFACVGSVGEHLADMDKESEQNIKKRIKRRYDGLQLLKKTLGEEAIGYEHCGGYEFFRSEEEFEKVAGEIDRFNEWMNELIGEDEVYSSEELQGYPVIRNRLEGALHPGKMMQALGQKVSGLGVDIKWNSKVEKVAEDGAVAIAGGPELRADKVLFAANGFVRRLLPNVDIKPARGLIMVTSEQKNLPWKGIFHHDKGYIYFRNVGGRLLIGGARNLDIEGEETDQFGTNMTIKSHLESFVSEVLKFGTDWKVDYQWSGIMGFTPTKTPIIKQLDERRYLAAGLSGMGIAIGMEVGQGTAKMIT, encoded by the coding sequence ATGTCACAATCCTCTTTCTGGGAGCAGGATTCTTTTTTCAAGTCCTATGATTTGGTCATCGTTGGAGCGGGCATTGTGGGATTGTCATCAGCTTTTTTCTACAAGCAAGAACATCCCGATGCAAGAGTAGCAGTACTTGAACGTGGATTTTTACCGCAGGGGGCCAGTACGCGCAACGCCGGTTTTGCCTGTGTGGGATCAGTTGGGGAACACTTGGCTGATATGGATAAAGAATCTGAACAAAATATCAAGAAGCGAATAAAGCGTCGGTATGATGGGCTGCAACTTTTGAAGAAAACACTCGGTGAAGAGGCGATTGGTTATGAGCATTGCGGGGGATATGAGTTTTTTCGATCTGAGGAGGAATTCGAAAAAGTGGCCGGGGAAATTGACCGGTTTAACGAGTGGATGAATGAGCTGATTGGAGAAGATGAAGTTTATTCTTCCGAGGAGCTGCAAGGCTATCCGGTTATTCGAAATCGATTGGAGGGGGCATTGCATCCCGGCAAAATGATGCAGGCGTTGGGACAAAAAGTGAGTGGGTTGGGCGTGGATATCAAATGGAATAGCAAGGTTGAAAAAGTAGCTGAGGATGGCGCTGTTGCTATTGCGGGCGGTCCCGAACTGCGTGCAGATAAAGTGCTGTTTGCTGCTAATGGATTTGTGCGCCGCTTGCTTCCCAATGTAGATATTAAGCCGGCACGCGGACTGATAATGGTAACAAGCGAGCAAAAGAATTTACCATGGAAAGGTATTTTTCATCATGATAAAGGATATATTTACTTCAGGAATGTAGGAGGTCGATTACTTATTGGAGGGGCACGAAACCTGGATATTGAAGGAGAGGAGACCGATCAGTTTGGGACTAATATGACGATTAAATCTCATTTAGAATCGTTTGTTTCAGAGGTGCTTAAGTTTGGTACGGATTGGAAGGTTGATTATCAATGGTCTGGGATTATGGGGTTTACCCCAACGAAAACGCCCATTATAAAACAGCTGGATGAACGCCGTTATCTTGCAGCAGGATTAAGCGGTATGGGGATCGCCATTGGGATGGAAGTGGGGCAGGGCACTGCGAAAATGATTACCTGA
- a CDS encoding amidohydrolase — translation MDFANIKERAGAYHDKMVEIRRHLHRHPELSYEEHKTTEFIIEQLKGLSISVDCPLDTGCVGILEGGKSSDRVVALRADIDALPITEEGDHKKEFISQNDGVAHCCGHDAHTANLLGAAHILSDMQEDIEGTVLLVFQPGEEKLPGGGRLLCETGYLQNKGVDVIYGLHSYPGLEPGQIAVKEGPLMARPDEFKIEVIGQGGHAAAPHQAVDPVVMASQIVNQLQTIVSRNVNPTDPAVVTVGKISGGSAHNIIPEKVEMLGTVRTFSQSNADMIKDRIEGIVKGVTEAAGGGYEFDFDYGYPAVINTDWSTQNVIDAAGKLIGKDNIQLLDDPIMAGEDFAFYQQEFPGTFFFLGSGGEKANATYSWHHPKYNIDEDCLTTGAALMASLVFKPVTGN, via the coding sequence ATGGATTTTGCTAATATAAAGGAAAGGGCAGGTGCGTATCATGATAAAATGGTGGAGATCCGACGCCATTTGCATCGTCATCCCGAATTGAGTTACGAAGAACACAAGACGACTGAATTTATTATCGAGCAACTCAAAGGGCTTAGTATTTCGGTTGATTGTCCATTGGATACAGGATGTGTGGGGATTCTTGAAGGTGGGAAGTCTTCTGATAGAGTGGTTGCCCTGCGGGCCGATATTGACGCCTTACCTATTACGGAGGAAGGAGATCATAAAAAAGAATTTATATCGCAGAATGATGGGGTTGCGCATTGTTGCGGACATGATGCACATACCGCGAATTTATTGGGTGCTGCTCATATTTTATCGGATATGCAGGAAGATATTGAAGGCACCGTGCTGCTTGTATTTCAGCCGGGTGAAGAAAAGCTGCCGGGCGGCGGACGCCTGCTTTGTGAGACGGGTTACCTGCAAAATAAAGGGGTAGATGTTATTTACGGATTGCATTCTTATCCGGGCCTGGAGCCGGGCCAGATTGCGGTAAAGGAAGGGCCGTTGATGGCACGACCCGATGAATTTAAAATTGAAGTTATTGGTCAGGGCGGGCATGCTGCAGCACCACATCAGGCCGTAGACCCGGTTGTGATGGCTTCACAAATTGTCAATCAGCTGCAAACTATTGTGAGCCGCAATGTGAATCCAACCGACCCCGCAGTAGTAACGGTTGGAAAAATAAGCGGTGGGTCAGCACACAATATTATCCCGGAAAAAGTAGAGATGCTGGGTACGGTGCGAACCTTTTCGCAGAGTAACGCGGATATGATTAAAGATCGTATTGAGGGAATTGTTAAAGGTGTTACAGAAGCTGCGGGTGGTGGATATGAGTTTGATTTTGATTATGGGTATCCGGCGGTTATAAATACGGACTGGTCAACCCAAAATGTGATTGATGCGGCTGGGAAGTTAATTGGAAAAGATAATATCCAATTGTTAGATGATCCAATCATGGCGGGTGAAGATTTCGCTTTTTATCAGCAGGAATTTCCAGGCACGTTTTTCTTTTTGGGAAGTGGCGGTGAAAAGGCAAATGCCACTTACAGTTGGCACCATCCCAAATACAATATTGATGAGGACTGCCTTACAACAGGTGCCGCATTAATGGCATCGCTTGTTTTTAAGCCAGTTACCGGGAATTAG
- a CDS encoding DUF4097 family beta strand repeat-containing protein, translated as MTKRNISWEIIIAGLAFVGIGIYVMQHMESSDSHNRATALQSHPEAPTPPTPPSLPGAIVIDLTDLESLENLKELRKLKDLKNLEHLEFEIKNIDKLVQQHSQNELQKESLNIELQELEKELQKLEQSDFNVRLRDKKLYINKKYSIHENEWSEVNSGVFVYRDSFSVEEISALNFNVPFGNINIVGNESANGEITLRATGDIDSPKEIANQLSIQKNIINDNADFNISTTTGSSLSQRINLEATLEIPKDIALKVNTSGGHITASQLNNIEEIITAGGHITLTDIKGDATVKTSGGHITGNNITGDISIKTGGGHIKVEQTNGTIEAQTGGGHIEIQDVSGSISAKTSGGNISSTIRSANNQLRFSTSAGNVSLTLPSDIAANLEIQATSIDLDETFTFDGEKSRKNITGTLNGGGVPIVISCGYGNVTINTSN; from the coding sequence ATGACCAAGCGTAATATATCCTGGGAAATTATCATTGCAGGTCTGGCCTTTGTGGGCATCGGCATTTATGTGATGCAACATATGGAATCATCAGACTCCCACAATAGGGCAACTGCTTTGCAATCCCATCCCGAAGCTCCTACGCCTCCCACCCCACCATCGCTGCCTGGGGCCATTGTTATCGATTTAACTGATCTTGAATCCCTCGAAAACCTAAAAGAGCTCCGAAAATTAAAGGATCTCAAAAATCTCGAACATCTGGAATTCGAGATTAAAAACATTGACAAGCTCGTTCAACAGCATAGCCAAAATGAACTCCAAAAAGAGAGTTTAAATATTGAATTGCAGGAGCTTGAAAAAGAGCTTCAAAAATTAGAGCAAAGTGATTTTAATGTACGGTTACGGGATAAAAAGCTATATATCAATAAAAAATATAGCATCCATGAAAACGAATGGTCCGAAGTAAATTCGGGCGTTTTTGTCTATAGAGATTCTTTTTCAGTTGAAGAAATTTCAGCACTGAATTTTAATGTCCCATTTGGAAATATAAATATTGTTGGCAACGAGTCTGCAAACGGAGAAATTACTCTCCGCGCCACTGGTGATATTGATAGCCCAAAAGAAATTGCAAACCAGCTAAGCATCCAAAAAAATATCATAAATGATAATGCTGATTTTAATATTAGTACAACCACTGGCAGTTCACTATCACAAAGAATAAACCTGGAAGCTACACTTGAGATCCCAAAAGATATTGCTCTAAAAGTAAATACATCCGGCGGACATATTACTGCTTCGCAGCTAAATAATATCGAAGAAATTATTACGGCAGGGGGACACATCACCTTAACCGATATTAAAGGAGATGCAACGGTCAAAACATCCGGCGGACATATTACCGGTAATAATATCACCGGAGATATATCCATAAAAACGGGCGGAGGTCATATTAAAGTTGAACAAACAAACGGTACTATTGAGGCCCAAACCGGGGGCGGCCATATAGAAATTCAGGATGTCAGTGGCAGTATTTCAGCCAAAACATCTGGTGGTAACATCTCTTCAACAATCCGCTCAGCCAACAATCAGCTGCGGTTTTCCACTTCGGCCGGTAATGTCTCGTTAACCCTTCCCTCCGATATTGCTGCCAATTTAGAAATTCAAGCAACCTCGATAGATTTGGATGAAACCTTTACCTTTGATGGTGAAAAGAGCCGTAAAAATATCACTGGCACCCTTAACGGCGGCGGAGTGCCTATTGTTATCAGCTGCGGCTATGGAAATGTAACGATCAACACCAGCAATTGA
- the mnmD gene encoding tRNA (5-methylaminomethyl-2-thiouridine)(34)-methyltransferase MnmD — translation MSDPSNEKPKIEETRDGSHTLYSPQFDQHYHNPNGAVAESKHVFFEQSGLLGALTNRDHITILEIGFGTGLNFLLLMDYWQELDTEVRIDYYSIEAFPIDTETAQNLNFEQHLNHPNLAKHLPKIFANLSDGMNQVSFADSINLHLFKGLFEDFNPEKIQTDYIFQDAFSPDVNPELWTGKTFKKLASLSRKNVILSTYCAASKVQGAMASAGWHVAKTQGALGKREMIVASLSEEPLSDFKRINKKRYARRYEEGDFD, via the coding sequence ATGTCAGATCCTTCCAACGAGAAACCCAAAATTGAAGAAACGCGCGACGGTTCTCACACATTATACTCCCCACAATTCGACCAACACTACCACAACCCCAATGGGGCTGTAGCAGAAAGCAAACACGTTTTTTTCGAACAATCAGGTTTGCTGGGTGCGCTTACGAACCGTGATCATATTACCATCTTGGAAATTGGGTTCGGTACCGGGCTTAACTTTCTCCTGCTTATGGATTACTGGCAGGAGTTAGATACTGAGGTTCGCATCGACTACTATTCCATAGAAGCTTTCCCTATTGATACAGAAACAGCCCAAAACCTAAATTTTGAACAACATCTTAATCATCCCAACTTGGCCAAGCACCTGCCCAAAATTTTTGCCAATTTATCCGATGGGATGAATCAGGTTTCTTTTGCTGATAGTATTAATCTTCATTTGTTTAAAGGGCTATTTGAGGATTTTAATCCCGAAAAAATTCAGACGGATTACATTTTTCAGGATGCCTTTTCGCCGGATGTAAATCCAGAATTATGGACCGGAAAAACCTTTAAAAAATTAGCTTCGCTGAGTAGAAAAAACGTTATTCTATCAACATACTGTGCTGCTTCCAAAGTACAAGGCGCAATGGCGTCGGCCGGATGGCATGTCGCTAAAACACAAGGAGCATTGGGCAAACGCGAAATGATTGTGGCTTCGTTAAGCGAAGAGCCACTTTCTGATTTCAAACGCATCAATAAAAAACGATATGCACGTCGCTACGAAGAAGGTGATTTTGATTAA
- a CDS encoding DEAD/DEAH box helicase: MSEKKIKKLINRAIEAVSSEIETVREKPARDVLFDGKRREDHPPNAFYYEFESRNTSLRFAEVIKGEMEDYDDELELYPVTVEDEKVVLDFPHNFGSTLPKVQLEWENDFVLQRLRMELENLLESKDKEARKRMGRLFYPDPEKHHQPDENTRVLDDSKRNESQHESLIKALQNEVLYVWGPPGTGKTSTLGFMIANYLIKGKRVLFAANTNRAVDVGLLSALQALTSIEKEHLEENVTRFGEMALDSDRLAQVLFDQHVDKKEREGKEKAGNLDNLLGEYQKLQKEIDNLMEHGESVPEELDERINMLGDRVDEHGGEAALEEKIDRLVTVNERVELEKMQLVATTLAKVCTSDLFDGQTFEAVVIDEASMANLPYLMVLAAKAKSHIVVVGDPMQLPPIALTDDAHARKFLEDDIFTFASNADTTEDLFAWHDKNRPLTTFYDTQYRLNEDLAEVLSTVFYEGRLKTADAEEPLDPAITPQESSTPTVNVIDSQKYGPVLTQNDEGRGFSPVNEVHVHILIKIVKRLVLKNHVPVEEIGIIVPFRSTVYDIRNELYENDFGMIEVGTIHTFQGREKDVIIFDTVMSGEQQYGRRRHYSVRPFDEEKNGLAVPRLLNVAFSRSKERLVLLADMSHINKVYADKFLGRLLRRFQEQEK, encoded by the coding sequence ATGTCTGAGAAGAAGATTAAAAAGTTAATAAATCGCGCAATTGAGGCCGTTTCTTCGGAGATTGAGACCGTGCGTGAAAAACCGGCTCGTGATGTGTTGTTTGATGGCAAGCGGCGCGAAGATCATCCGCCGAACGCTTTTTATTATGAATTTGAGTCGCGTAATACCTCTCTCCGTTTTGCCGAAGTTATCAAAGGAGAGATGGAGGATTATGATGACGAGCTGGAGTTGTATCCGGTGACAGTAGAAGACGAAAAAGTAGTGCTCGATTTTCCCCATAACTTTGGATCTACATTGCCGAAAGTACAGCTGGAGTGGGAGAACGATTTTGTGCTTCAACGGCTGCGTATGGAATTGGAGAACCTGCTTGAATCAAAAGATAAAGAGGCCCGAAAACGGATGGGACGTTTGTTTTATCCCGATCCGGAGAAGCATCATCAACCGGATGAAAATACGCGGGTATTAGATGACAGCAAGCGGAATGAGTCGCAGCATGAGTCGCTGATTAAAGCGTTGCAAAATGAGGTGTTGTATGTCTGGGGGCCGCCGGGTACGGGAAAGACTTCCACGCTGGGATTTATGATTGCCAATTACCTGATTAAGGGAAAGCGTGTGCTGTTTGCGGCTAATACCAATCGAGCGGTGGATGTAGGTTTGCTGAGCGCATTGCAGGCTCTTACATCTATTGAGAAAGAGCATCTGGAGGAAAACGTAACCCGGTTTGGTGAGATGGCGCTGGATAGTGATCGACTGGCTCAGGTGTTATTTGATCAACATGTGGATAAGAAAGAGCGGGAGGGCAAGGAGAAGGCTGGAAATTTGGATAATTTGCTGGGTGAATATCAGAAATTACAGAAGGAAATTGACAACTTGATGGAGCATGGCGAATCGGTTCCGGAGGAGCTCGATGAACGTATCAACATGCTGGGAGATCGTGTTGATGAGCATGGTGGTGAGGCGGCGCTGGAGGAGAAAATTGACCGATTAGTTACGGTTAACGAGCGTGTTGAGCTGGAGAAAATGCAGTTGGTCGCAACAACACTGGCCAAGGTTTGTACTTCGGATTTGTTTGATGGACAAACGTTTGAGGCGGTGGTTATTGATGAGGCGTCAATGGCCAATTTGCCTTACCTGATGGTGCTGGCAGCAAAGGCTAAGTCGCATATTGTGGTAGTGGGCGATCCCATGCAGTTGCCACCCATTGCGTTGACCGATGATGCCCATGCCCGTAAATTTTTGGAGGATGATATTTTTACCTTTGCATCCAATGCGGATACGACGGAAGATCTTTTTGCCTGGCATGATAAAAATCGTCCGCTTACTACGTTTTATGACACGCAATATCGCTTAAATGAGGACTTGGCCGAGGTGCTCAGTACGGTATTTTATGAAGGCCGATTGAAAACAGCTGATGCTGAGGAGCCGCTCGATCCCGCTATCACCCCGCAAGAAAGCAGTACGCCCACCGTCAATGTGATCGACAGTCAGAAATATGGTCCGGTGCTTACTCAAAACGATGAGGGACGTGGATTTAGTCCGGTGAATGAGGTGCATGTTCACATCTTGATTAAGATTGTAAAACGACTGGTGCTGAAAAATCATGTGCCGGTAGAAGAAATTGGAATTATCGTTCCGTTCAGGAGTACGGTTTATGATATCCGGAATGAGTTGTATGAGAATGATTTTGGGATGATTGAGGTCGGAACGATACATACCTTTCAGGGACGGGAAAAAGATGTGATTATTTTTGATACGGTCATGAGCGGGGAGCAACAGTATGGTCGGCGCCGACATTATTCGGTACGTCCGTTTGATGAGGAGAAAAATGGTCTGGCGGTGCCCCGCTTGCTAAATGTAGCTTTTTCGCGAAGTAAGGAACGGCTGGTGCTACTGGCTGATATGAGCCATATCAATAAAGTATATGCGGATAAGTTCTTGGGGCGGCTACTGCGGCGATTTCAAGAACAGGAAAAATAA
- a CDS encoding creatininase family protein translates to MRPYILAENNWKAIKDQEVELAVLPWGATEAHNYHLPYATDIIESEGVAEEAGKRAWEQGAKIMVLPCIPFGVNTGQTDIKLDINMHPSTQAAILNDVIEVLDRQGIKKLLVLNGHGGNNFKPIIRELGVKYPDMFISFCNWFQAVDKSEFFDHPDGDHADEMETSMVMYLRPELVRPLKQAGEGKAKEYRIKALREDWAWAERRWSEVTEDTGVGNPKKATAEKGKAYFEAVVQKVSTLFVEMAEADLNDLYE, encoded by the coding sequence ATGCGGCCTTATATTTTAGCTGAGAACAACTGGAAAGCAATCAAAGATCAGGAAGTTGAATTGGCTGTGTTGCCCTGGGGAGCCACGGAGGCTCACAACTATCACTTGCCTTATGCTACTGATATTATTGAAAGCGAGGGTGTTGCAGAAGAGGCCGGGAAAAGAGCTTGGGAACAGGGGGCTAAAATCATGGTTTTGCCTTGTATTCCCTTCGGCGTTAATACGGGTCAAACAGATATAAAGCTGGATATTAATATGCATCCCAGCACACAGGCAGCTATTTTGAATGATGTTATTGAAGTGCTGGATCGACAAGGGATAAAAAAATTGCTTGTTTTGAATGGGCACGGAGGTAACAATTTTAAACCGATTATTCGGGAGTTAGGGGTAAAGTATCCCGATATGTTTATCAGCTTTTGCAATTGGTTTCAGGCTGTGGATAAAAGTGAATTTTTTGATCATCCTGATGGCGATCACGCCGATGAGATGGAAACCAGTATGGTGATGTATTTGCGTCCAGAGTTAGTGCGACCCTTAAAGCAGGCAGGCGAAGGAAAAGCGAAAGAGTACCGTATTAAGGCACTTCGAGAAGACTGGGCCTGGGCCGAGCGCCGTTGGTCGGAGGTGACGGAGGATACAGGGGTTGGAAATCCTAAAAAGGCGACTGCCGAGAAGGGGAAAGCCTATTTTGAGGCAGTTGTGCAAAAAGTGAGCACTTTGTTTGTAGAAATGGCTGAGGCTGATCTAAATGATTTATACGAATAG
- a CDS encoding GntR family transcriptional regulator has translation MKTSAKYIADRIRLMIATKQFQVGETLPSTRELGQQLESSFHTVRKAYHILADEGLIRGERGKGFIVERQNTNLDKADRLEIGAEKMRKLLEELIGYGLDESEIDELFQEQLSFMDWPDRIETCASIGETDELGAMLASAIKSEVGVRSQVLNDTQYNETVKFDALFVPVQLVNKFRDFGEKGRLLPIVYSINPNTLLSIVDRAAIDTIGLVTADDQSIPNIIDQLKSSVGFGGSFVAGATYGESLPLFVRETDLILYTTESAKLVEKKIPERRRIKLEYTISKQSADTIRAELWDQ, from the coding sequence GTGAAAACCTCTGCCAAATATATTGCTGATCGTATCCGACTGATGATTGCCACCAAGCAGTTTCAGGTGGGCGAAACGTTGCCGTCAACACGTGAGCTTGGTCAGCAGCTGGAATCGAGTTTTCATACCGTACGCAAGGCGTATCATATTTTAGCTGATGAGGGTCTTATTCGCGGTGAGCGCGGCAAGGGTTTTATCGTGGAGCGACAGAATACGAATCTTGATAAAGCTGACCGGCTGGAAATTGGGGCCGAAAAGATGCGCAAGCTTCTGGAAGAGCTTATCGGCTATGGTCTGGATGAATCAGAAATTGATGAATTATTTCAGGAGCAGCTGAGCTTTATGGATTGGCCTGACCGTATTGAAACTTGTGCCAGCATTGGAGAAACGGATGAACTGGGGGCTATGCTTGCCAGTGCTATAAAGTCTGAGGTAGGGGTACGCAGTCAAGTACTTAACGATACTCAGTACAATGAGACCGTAAAATTTGATGCCCTTTTTGTACCGGTACAATTGGTGAACAAGTTTCGCGATTTTGGCGAAAAAGGTCGTTTGTTGCCCATTGTGTATAGTATTAATCCCAATACGTTACTATCGATTGTTGATCGTGCCGCTATAGATACTATCGGTTTGGTTACCGCTGATGATCAGTCAATTCCCAACATCATTGATCAGCTGAAATCGAGTGTAGGATTTGGCGGATCATTTGTGGCAGGGGCAACCTATGGGGAGTCGCTTCCGTTGTTTGTTCGTGAAACGGATCTGATTCTCTATACAACAGAAAGCGCCAAGCTGGTTGAGAAAAAAATTCCGGAGCGTCGCCGTATTAAATTGGAGTACACGATATCGAAACAGAGTGCTGATACCATTCGGGCGGAGTTGTGGGATCAATAG
- a CDS encoding CHASE2 domain-containing protein: MYTGVFNGIDRMILDYKFRYLQQEDPNDKIVLVSIDEKSLSYFNRNGMYWPWPREFYQIVTDYFRDSGAELVIYDILFDTPDFDRRNISGRMSDQRFLQSLDKTNNAILAFKSTANEDSAVDLSMNNEPLIEDFDIENDPPYTQPHILTSKPLDKFSEAATALGNTVMSPDEDGLIRSVHLFDSLAHKGYVPTLAMSAYLELQPDSVSLAWTNDGLRIGEQEIPLQDNGDYLINWYKKGGVQNGTFPYYSFQAIVKSAIQQLRNPDTEVEVPVPHSAFQDKIVILGASAAGLGDIKSTPMSSFEAFPGMEIQATLLNNLISENHVTELPLWMSIFILLLITGAIPYTIAYLRPAKGAITMVAILAVIIAAGLSLFAFNRIWFSTGFYLIIGTITYSGSAAHKYFAEEKQKKEIRSAFGQYVQPEFVEQLIAQPDLLQLGGQKKRLTVLFSDIAGFTTISEQKEPEELVSFLNEYLGAMTDIIFEHSGTVDKYIGDAVMAFWGAPIGQANHAELACRSTLKMMKKVNELAPQDTNIHSRFGIATGDMIVGNIGSYNRFNYTVLGDKVNLAARLEAANKKFGSSTMIAEQTYEDVKDQFYCRQLDLLVVKGKTKPVRVYELMADKSDPEAKQTEKIISIYQKGLEYYLSKNWDEAIEQFNQVLSLKPEDGPSQTYIERCHEFKKDPPPKDWDGVFHLKTK, encoded by the coding sequence ATTTACACCGGAGTCTTTAATGGCATTGACCGCATGATCCTGGATTATAAATTCCGGTATCTGCAACAAGAAGATCCCAATGACAAAATTGTCTTGGTTTCTATCGATGAAAAGAGCCTCTCTTACTTTAATCGGAATGGGATGTATTGGCCCTGGCCGAGAGAGTTCTATCAAATTGTTACCGATTATTTCCGAGATTCAGGGGCTGAACTGGTTATTTATGACATCCTGTTTGACACTCCCGATTTCGATCGTCGGAATATATCCGGGCGAATGAGCGATCAACGTTTCTTGCAATCTCTGGATAAAACTAATAATGCGATATTAGCTTTTAAATCAACAGCCAATGAAGACTCGGCCGTTGATCTTTCGATGAATAACGAGCCACTCATCGAGGATTTTGATATCGAAAATGATCCTCCATACACCCAACCGCACATCTTAACGTCAAAGCCACTCGATAAATTTTCAGAAGCAGCTACCGCTTTGGGCAATACGGTGATGAGTCCCGATGAAGATGGACTCATTCGCTCAGTACACCTTTTTGACAGCCTGGCTCACAAGGGCTACGTGCCCACTCTCGCTATGTCAGCCTACCTGGAGCTTCAACCTGATTCTGTTTCACTGGCATGGACCAACGATGGACTGCGTATCGGGGAACAGGAGATTCCACTTCAAGATAACGGCGATTACCTGATAAACTGGTATAAAAAAGGAGGGGTTCAAAATGGAACCTTTCCGTATTACTCCTTTCAGGCTATCGTGAAAAGTGCGATTCAACAGTTGCGAAACCCCGATACAGAAGTAGAAGTACCGGTACCGCATTCCGCTTTTCAAGATAAGATTGTCATCCTTGGCGCCTCGGCAGCGGGATTGGGGGACATCAAAAGCACGCCTATGAGTTCATTCGAGGCCTTCCCAGGCATGGAAATTCAAGCCACGCTTTTGAATAATTTGATTAGCGAAAATCATGTTACTGAGCTTCCTTTATGGATGAGCATTTTCATTCTACTTTTGATTACCGGGGCTATCCCCTATACCATTGCCTACTTGCGCCCGGCAAAGGGAGCCATCACTATGGTTGCTATCTTAGCTGTAATTATCGCAGCAGGATTATCCCTTTTTGCATTCAACCGGATCTGGTTTTCGACCGGGTTTTACCTAATCATCGGCACAATAACGTATAGTGGTTCTGCCGCCCACAAATATTTTGCCGAAGAAAAACAGAAGAAAGAAATCCGATCTGCATTTGGACAGTACGTACAACCCGAATTTGTAGAACAGCTTATTGCACAACCCGACCTGCTGCAACTGGGCGGACAAAAGAAGCGCCTGACGGTTCTCTTTAGTGATATCGCAGGTTTTACAACCATATCAGAACAAAAAGAACCTGAAGAACTCGTTTCATTTCTCAATGAATACCTGGGAGCCATGACCGATATCATATTCGAGCACTCCGGCACCGTTGATAAATATATCGGCGATGCCGTGATGGCATTCTGGGGCGCTCCCATCGGGCAAGCTAATCATGCTGAACTGGCATGCCGCAGCACCTTAAAAATGATGAAAAAAGTAAATGAGTTGGCTCCACAGGATACGAATATTCACTCACGATTTGGTATTGCCACCGGTGATATGATTGTCGGAAATATTGGCTCGTACAATCGTTTTAATTACACCGTTTTGGGAGACAAAGTTAATTTGGCTGCACGTCTTGAAGCAGCAAACAAAAAGTTTGGCAGCAGTACCATGATTGCCGAACAAACCTATGAGGATGTCAAAGACCAGTTCTATTGCCGCCAGCTCGATTTGCTGGTGGTCAAGGGTAAAACCAAACCCGTTCGGGTCTATGAATTAATGGCTGATAAATCAGATCCAGAGGCTAAACAAACCGAAAAAATTATTTCCATTTATCAAAAAGGATTAGAGTATTATCTTAGCAAAAACTGGGATGAAGCCATTGAACAATTTAACCAAGTTCTTTCGCTGAAACCGGAAGACGGCCCCTCCCAGACCTATATCGAGAGATGCCACGAATTCAAGAAAGATCCGCCACCTAAAGATTGGGATGGAGTGTTTCATCTAAAAACTAAATAG